The Piliocolobus tephrosceles isolate RC106 chromosome 3, ASM277652v3, whole genome shotgun sequence genome has a window encoding:
- the RNF4 gene encoding E3 ubiquitin-protein ligase RNF4 translates to MSTRKRRGGAINSRQTQKRTREATSTPEISLEAEPIELVETAGDEIVDLTCESLEPVVVDLTHNDSVVIVDERRRPRRNARRLPQDHADSCVVSSDDEELSRDRDVYVTTHTPRNTRDEGATGLRPSGTVSCPICMDGYSEIVQNGRLIVSTECGHVFCSQCLRDSLKNANTCPTCRKKINHKRYHPIYI, encoded by the exons ATGAGTACA AGAAAGCGTCGTGGTGGAGCAATAAATTCTAGACAAACCCAGAAGCGAACTCGGGAAGCAACCTCCACCCCCGAGATTTCCTTGGAAGCAGAGCCCATAGAACTGGTGGAAACGG CTGGAGATGAAATTGTGGACCTCACCTGTGAATCTTTAGAGCCCGTGGTTGTTGACCTGACTCACAATGACTCTGTTGTG ATTGTTGACG AAAGAAGAAGACCAAGGAGGAATGCAAGGAGGCTGCCCCAGGACCATGCTGACAGCTGTGTGGTGAGCAGTGACGATGAGGAGTTGTCCAGGGACAGAGACGTGTATGTGACTACCCACACTCCCAGAAACACCAGGGATGAGGGCGCTACAGGCCTCAG GCCCTCGGGTACTGTCAGTTGTCCTATCTGCATGGATGGATACTCTGAG ATCGTGCAGAATGGACGTCTCATCGTTTCCACAGAGTGTGGCCATGTCTTCTGTAGCCAGTGCCTCCGTGATTCCCTGAAGAATGCTAATACTTGCCCAACTTGTAGGAAAAAGATCAACCACAAACGGTACCACCCCATTTATATATGA